The window ATTCCACTATTGTTAATAAAGGATATAGAACTTTAAGAGATCCTTTAACTCGTGCAAAATATCTTTTATATTTAAAAGGATTTAATGTAATTGATGAAAATAAATCAATATATGAAAAAGATTTTTTAATTGAACAATTTAGTTTTTATGAAGAAATAGATAAATTAAAAAGAAATCCTTTCAATTTAGATCATTTTAATAATTTACTAATTCGTATTAATAAAATTAAAAAAAAATATGAACGTGAAATGGTACAAGCATTTGAAAAAAATTTTTGGGAAAAAGCAGC of the Buchnera aphidicola (Pemphigus immunis) genome contains:
- the hscB gene encoding Fe-S protein assembly co-chaperone HscB; this encodes MNYFKLFDLPEKFDIEVILLSKKFHQLQRKYHPDLFNNCSKLIKKNVLNNSTIVNKGYRTLRDPLTRAKYLLYLKGFNVIDENKSIYEKDFLIEQFSFYEEIDKLKRNPFNLDHFNNLLIRINKIKKKYEREMVQAFEKNFWEKAAIIVNKLFFFKNLKNNLEKLKE